Genomic segment of Danio aesculapii chromosome 25, fDanAes4.1, whole genome shotgun sequence:
TACCGCATGCGCCGTACTGCGcgctttgccttctataagcaacaagaCCAAACGCCTGACTTGtcacagcaccagtggcaccggaattaggcactgaaattcatatgctgatttggtcaggtgcataccggttacaaaggtactggTGTCATAATGGGTTTCGGCACCCCGCCGCCAACTtgggacagccgccgacttgcggggccggtgtgtgtaccctgataaaaacctgtttacaattctaaaatgcatggcgctgcgtggcgcgacgatgTGTGTTGccaagcggcgcttctggtgtgtgacctgcttaagACACTTGACTGACTGTGTCTTGCTGGCCATAAGGACATATTGGCACTTTGAgaatctctttcttttttttattttgaaaacaacttAGATAAATATGACAACTTTCCAAGACACAAGTACTGTAAACTGATACTACATACTGGTTTGTTTATGGTTTGCATGTGTACACCTCAACGTTCCATTTTCTTTTTGtgtgaagacaaaacaaacaactgCATAAAGACACATCCTCCCACACAGGTACAGAACAAGCACATTCATTTCAATCTACTGCTGTCTGTTTGGTGTTAAATGTGCAGACGGGACCAGAAGTGATcaacttgaggtggttttggtcTGCGCGAAAACCTTTGCTAGTTTCAACATTTGTTTCAGTACTGTTATGTGTCTCAGCTCGCTCACCAACTACTTATCTGGAGACAAAAATGGCTGAAACTGCTTTATCATTTACACAGCAACAAatggataaaatataataacgGGTCATAACACACTCAAATCTTCATTATTACTAAAATAATGCCTTACAAACTTGAGATTTTGAATATTTGGAGTTTGCACAATTGCCTGTGGACCTTCCGAAGGTAATAATGACATCATGCAGATAGTATGGATAATGTATGATTAAAGTATACTCTAGAAAATAAGCTTTTCAATTAAAAAGgacattataattttaaataatcatcGTAACTGGTGTCCTTCAAACGACAACTAAACATCCATCTTCTGAAAGCActttctctcttcctctctctaattctctgagcacaaacaagttactttgcATGATTCGCACTTCTTGAGTGTATTGCCTATTCTTGTTAAATTCTCCCCAACTGTATGTCGCTTTTgaaaaaagcatctgctaaatgactaaatgtaaaatggattaaattaaataagagaATGTGCATGCAAGGATATAAATTGAATGCAAAAAGTAAAGTgtacttttacaaaaaaatttaaatttttatcttCACAGTAAAGGGATGGAAGGAGAGTTTCACCATCATTTAGATGAGAACATTCGTCCATACATTGACTTGATCGACACTCTGAGATCAGTTGGCGTTCAGAATGATGTGTCATTACCAACTATTGTAGTGATCGGAGACCAGAGTTCTGGAAAAAGCTCTGTGCTTGAAGCTCTTTCCGGAGTTGCACTGCCAAGAGGAAGTGGTGAGAACAAATTTTAAATCTCATTTGCTACTGCAACCGCATACAGATTTCCTTCACACCCGCAGCTGCTACATCCTATGCAGAGAATATTTGTTAACTGATACCGGTTTTACAAACAGTACATAAGCAGCACATGATCATTGTACTTTACCAATGGCAGCATATCAGCTGATAGGGACGTATCTGAGATAAACTTAGGGTCTAAGCATTAAACCACTAAGCATGTTTTTGGAGGCCATTGTATTGCATTGTAAAGCAATGAGGTCTACTTTGAATTTGCTGAAGTCccatttacaaacaaaatatgaaaatgcaataaaaacaaatggtttgcaCTGTCAGTCATGAATTTGCATCTGAGGAATGCTATGGACTGCCTCTCTTTTGTAATAACACTGAAACACAGCAAGATAGTTTAGTTCAAACCAACCCGAGAATCGTCTCAGCCTCAGACAAGATACAAAATCTCAGAAATGGTGGAAAAAAGAAAGAGCAATTAAGAGACACATGTCGCAATGTATTAAGCATTAAATTTGTTAGATTAATTGAATAGCACAGTAAAGATATTTCTAAAGTAAATTGAAGCAGACGTTCATCCCTCTCCCCCGGGTCCGGGTTGCTTGCTTGTCTGCCTGATTACTccagcttcattgctaaatggctaacatggattttattgagactAGCAGttctttatgtgctttatgaagactGATAAATGGCATATATTCATTCAGTGCCATGTCTGGGTCCTTCCGAGGTGCTACCAGCtttgtgagttcataaactcctccagaatgaTAGCCACTTTTAGCTGTACTTCCAACTGGACCGGtaccagtttgatgagctgctgTCCcatgtcggcaggaggatttccacTTGGGACACcaattcagattttccaactcgagcgattcgcaTGATTTACATATTAAGCTTGTCAAACGTCCAAAACGCCTAATGCATGCGAATAGAACCGCCGAATGTCTAattgcgtctttgcattgacttcatatgtaaatcacttgcacttTATGTTTCATCTTCATCCGGTGTGAATGCACTCTGTTGCTAGTACCATACTTTAAAGGCAATCGCACTCACAGTCAGTGGagtgaggctgatttatacttctgtgtcaagtaaTTGCCATGCCCCATGGTGCATACCTTGCAAATAGCCCCTGCCATTGTGAGGATTAATACTTGTGTTCTGCCAGCGCTGCTCTAACAATAACACttctaagggcgtactcacactatgctatccgaaccatgccctggccagaggtgtgccagagcgcggttcactggGCTCTGGTGCgatacgcttgtagtgtgagtgcaaaacacGCCTGAGCCCGAACCTAAAAGCGAGACATGACTAttaagggactgtttgatatggatttattaatcattcttactgttcaatgaacacaaactgtcgtcGTTTATTAAACACGCAAACCCCTAAGCTGCACcgtcagcaaacctcctaattccagCAGCACGAGGActatatgattgtttatgagcgtcaaaagtggctaatCTGTTCGGTGAAATATGTCACTGCATGGATCCCAAActaaatgatataactaaagaaatgagcgagagcgcttctctactgaacagtgcatcatcaATGCCGTAAGCGTGCCCAgccccgaatgtaatgtgagtgggagccgtcgggggagacgggaggggggacaagcgtgcttcggcccggttcaatGCAACTTTAGTTAGGTGTGACTACACCCCCAAACACTAGTAGGTTTCTATGGTCcactgtgtcaagtttcttctcCAGTGTTTTTATGCATATAATGCTACAGTAGTCATTCAAGGAAGAAAGAGGATCCAACTGGAGCTTTTCCACAGGACTCATCACTTGTGCCACTGGCCTCGTTCTGCCCCTATGGCTCTCGGCCCTGCCCACACTTGTCACCTGTGTCAAGCTGACCAATAATTCAAAGCAGAAGTATAAGTTGCCCTTTCCGGGCTTTGACCACCTATCATACCTTCTTGCTTGTCAGGAATAGGATTTCAAACAACTTAATTTCAGCAAACTTTCTATTAGATAAAGAATAGATAAAGTGCATGTAATTATGTGTTAAAGTCAAGAGATTGATTTCTTCAGCCATCCCCTgtacttttttaaatatgatacacTTGTACCGACATTTTCCACCATTGGTTTTCCTTTTAACTAACTcaactttgtttgctgtaggaATTGTCACCAGATGTCCTCTAGAGCTgaggctgaggaaggttacaggAGTAAAGTGGAAGGCTGTTTTAACTTACcgtaagaaaaaatatattttgtggatTCATCCTTAGCTCACAACATTAAGCAGGGGAGCAGTTGGGCATTGCTCAAGACACTCACCGAAGGCTGTGGTATTAAAAGTGGAAGGCAGCGCTGGTTATTCATTCGAATGACTTACAATACCTGACAGTGACAGGAATCGAACCTGTGACCTTTGGATCACAAGTCCAACTCTcaaaaccaggggtcaccaaacttgttcctggagggccagtgacctgcagagtttagctctaaccctaatcaaacacacctaaacaagctaatcaatgtCTTGCTGATTATACTTGAAacctccaggcaggtgtgttgaggcaagttggagctaaactctgcagagacaCCAGCCCACCAGGACCAAGATTATTGACCCCTGCTCTAGCCATTAGGCTGCCCATCTACAACATTATTGATATTATATCTGTTTAACCCAAATTTTTTTTAGGTTCTGTGAAATCAAGGCCAGATAAACATGGTAACAATGTGAAGAAATTTGAATTTGAAGATTCTTCCATTGTTGAAAAACACATAACAGACGGTCAGTAAAACTGCATGATGCTAAGCTAACAGTGTGGTTTGACAATTGTGTTATAgttcacattttaaagaaagatTTTTCTTTATGAGCAGTTTATTATGTAACGTGTGTTACAGCCCAGAATGAGCTTGCAGGAAAAGGGGTTGGGATCTGTGATGAGCTCATCACTTTAGAGGTCATGTCAAAAGATGTGTGTGACCTCACACTGATTGATCTACCAGGAATTGTTCGAGTCCCAGTAGCAGGACAACCAGAGGATATTGGAGATCAGGTGAGCAATGCAAAGTCTTTTTGCATGCATGGAACATTTAGTGTCAAATTTGTACTGTATTAGTCCAGGATTTCAACTATGCTTTATTTGTTGTAGATCAAATGTCTGATCATGAAATACATTCAGAAACATGAGACTATAAACCTGGTAGTTGTCCCCTGTAATATCGACATCGCAACAACAGAAGCACTAAAAATGGCACAAAACGTAGACCCTGAGGGTATCAGAACTGTTGGTAATACAAATAATGATCCACACAGCAGCTACTATATCAACAAATAAgtagttattttataattattttacaaaatacatttttcattctcACAGCAATTTTGACAAAGCCAGACCTCATAGATAAGGGAACAGAGAAAGGCATTCTAAAAGTTGTCCACAACAAAGTGATTCATCTCCGCAAAGGTTACACCATGGTGAAGTGCAGAGGACAACAGCAGATCGATGACAGAATTCCATTGGAGGAAGCGCTAGAAGAGGAGAAAGAGTTCTTCCAAAACCATGACATCTTTAGGTTTTAAAATCCTTAGTTTGCTTTGTTACATTGTGTTCTATGGTCATATCTTGCATTTCATGTTGAATATACCACGTGCACCTCTCTTTGGTATTTTAAGATAGTGTTTTGTTATGATGTAAATACAGAAATGTATCTATGCTAAATTTCTTAATAATATTCAggaaaaatatttcaaactttcgtcaaagtAAAATTGTAGTTGTGCTACAGTACCAatatgtaacaaattacattacTGACAGGACCCTgaagattattatcattatgatttttgttttgacagaTGTCTGTTGTCAGAGAATAAAGCAACTATTAAATGTCTTGCCGTGAAATTGACCATAGATCTTGTTGATCACATCAAAGTAAGTTTCTAAACTTCTCAACCTAAAAGTCTATTGATATTGTGAATGAATTAAATGGTACAATAAACTTTGTGGCAGGATAGATTGAGATACTTTCACTGAATTGAGCttgactatttttcttttttaaatcagaattCACTGCCACGGCTTGATGAGCAGGTCAAAAAACTGTTGTGGAATGTGAGAAATGAGCTCAAGGAATGTGAAGGTGGATCACCACAAGACCCCAAGGGGGCCAAAGAATTCCTCATTAAAGTAGGAACACAAATCATCACTTCATTTTCACAGATTTTTCATAGCTTATTATTCCACGTATGGCTGGTGTCCAATGGGGTAGATGAGAACTCTAAAAAGAAATGTTAGTGTCTCTCTGATATGTAAGGTAAACAGGTCAGttaaacttaaagggcacctatggtaaaaaatctacttttcaagatgtttggacagacatatgtgcatgtatggtgtatagactgtcatattggggtgatataagcacacccagtgcttttttttttcaatttaacaacataaaaaacggtggaccaattggagctgttttcaaatcaactgctacctgacgtaggagagcggtccccccgcccaccaatattgattgacaggcgcgtcatcatatcctcagtttgttaattcacgtccgccattttcagcatgagtcgaagcgatatcactaaaggaacaccctagctctatttttagatgcaagactcattgggctcaacacaagagcaatattctccacattatcactctaatcggaattattggttgtatctttaggtaggtttgcaaacatgtgtacttctcattgagtctaccttatacttcagccatttgcatttctcgcgatcccagaagctccctgtgatcttaactagcatgcgttttagaattctaaacataggtttctatcagggtgcactcaagtcgacggctgggcgccgcggaccgctgcagatgCGTGGCGTGACAATTCGGGACACATGATTCTGCcacgctacagagagtgtctggtgtgccgtgtcgcggcttcgagcggcgcatccggtgcctcagtcaaagttaattcagtgtgcgtggttattagtttctgtgtacaagctcggcacttgaaacacaaatgattttgtactctctgcttggtctgtgtcagagtcgtacatgtaagatcctctctctccttctccgtctgcctgtcagactatTGCAAACGcggagcgggtgagctcatggccccgcccccttgttacgttggcgggaagccgaaactaatttacatgtaaagcaacacacccataaatcagcgaactgtggacacgcccccaacatgacactttttaacacattatattaaaaaaatctgaattgtgttttgaactgaacctaaactggcacactcagaagaaccataatattaatattaaatcataaaaaagaagtaaactatgtgccctttaaaaaaaacatccactGATCATTCGAAAAGGTCATAACAACAACTTTGGAACAGGGAGTAATTTATACATAAAGTATAGTTTAAGACACACATATAACAAAGACAATTATCTTTTATTGCAAATGCTGGACAAaactaaaatatgtaaatatggaAGTTTGAAAATGCATGACACTTAATCAATGCAAGTAATGACTTTTAACAAGCACATatgattattcattttatttatacacttaaataaatatttatatagttttatatttatatgtttatagacttttattgacatacaCATGTTGATATAGATTTTAATGTTATGTGTAATTTTGATTATGAAATACATGGCTTTTTTGACAGAATGTAATTGTTTATGTAAtgtaaatcaaacaaacaaaaaaacaacatgcccTCAAACAAACTACATTTAAGGGTAGCAACTGAAACTCACACCTTGCAACAGTCTTATTTTTCTTCTGTACTGTCAACTCATGtaaaaacaacagaacaacaaaCCCATGACTAGGCCCatacggaatctgcacgcgcagaattctgctgatttttagcccatcattgtgtaaattcatatttattcagtttttaaattaacttcagcaatattattgattaatataaaaatgttcataagatTTATTCACAATAtcgtttgtaatgtaatattttctttctttaagtagagatattatatgagagacatgctttatttaccaaataaagtggatctaattggatttgcattgtggacattaaatacaagttaagaacatattactttttagttcataaatgaaggttttagttatgatactctcaaaaatcattccgcataaatccgcagatttgtaccaaaattctgcgcagaattaacaaaaaatgtccgcagattccgtctggccctacccatgacatatatatatatatatatgtttatatatgtatgtatattttatatacatacatatatacaattttcttgattgttttattacatatattttacttgtttcctgttttttttttcacagaccaTAAAAAAGTTCAATAGTAATGTCACATCCATATCATCTGGAGAACTGATGCTTGAGGAAAATTTGTTGGCCGAGCTTCGGGGAGAATTCAGGAAGTGGAACTATACTCTTAACCAGAAAAAATCACGCTGTCAGTATATTTAAAATTTGGCAAAAAGTACTATACA
This window contains:
- the LOC130219397 gene encoding interferon-induced GTP-binding protein Mx3-like codes for the protein MFSLFSRGFPPGAPVSPTVQYSKGMEGEFHHHLDENIRPYIDLIDTLRSVGVQNDVSLPTIVVIGDQSSGKSSVLEALSGVALPRGSGIVTRCPLELRLRKVTGVKWKAVLTYRSVKSRPDKHGNNVKKFEFEDSSIVEKHITDAQNELAGKGVGICDELITLEVMSKDVCDLTLIDLPGIVRVPVAGQPEDIGDQIKCLIMKYIQKHETINLVVVPCNIDIATTEALKMAQNVDPEGIRTVAILTKPDLIDKGTEKGILKVVHNKVIHLRKGYTMVKCRGQQQIDDRIPLEEALEEEKEFFQNHDIFRCLLSENKATIKCLAVKLTIDLVDHIKNSLPRLDEQVKKLLWNVRNELKECEGGSPQDPKGAKEFLIKTIKKFNSNVTSISSGELMLEENLLAELRGEFRKWNYTLNQKKSRFNNVKELMKKNRGRELHGFLNYKLFETILQDHVAQLKEPAIDLLHKTNGIINKHLTDMVSRCFRNYPVLQNIAKDKAENIQSSQQYKTEERISEQFDMENVIFTQDPLFLKTLNEITNERYSEEELPLIDKNCKYSQMLETYYEIVAQRLTDQLPLMITNFMLKQTAEMLSIEMLSLVDGANVIKLLFEDTEVSRRRTELRACLGRLTDAQEALNNFI